A portion of the Lolium rigidum isolate FL_2022 chromosome 1, APGP_CSIRO_Lrig_0.1, whole genome shotgun sequence genome contains these proteins:
- the LOC124677424 gene encoding U-box domain-containing protein 33-like, translated as MDSMAGDSPEPSSSFSGGGEKKKVYVAMGAGESKAMVLWALQKFPDRDAAAFVLLHVYCHPKFIPIMGTRIPASQVQEQQLIAHKKMELQKISDILDEHLLLCAQEKARAEKLVVESDDVAEGLLQLISDRHVTALVMGAAADKHYTKKMMALKSKKAQAVEQQADPFCRIWYICKGTLVYRRKGVAISNEAMRQDRRNSGYQHFSVDRSTSLSDTWFVQNTWLHEPNLGQQTGRTSPCRLYDNEKDIVREFDEPDKFQHMLWELESVRKQAYEEKCSRDKAERELLEAFQKARDSENLYLGEVKQRNETEEKLRATIEEVEKLTETTDELCAKLQEERKKKLALEKRTAHSDRIIKDLMLQRDKAVREVEALHAKKGGSSATAEGEMHITELSCSEIKEATNNFDHSLKVGESVYGSVYKGFLRHTNVAIKKLNPGGTESQSQFNQEVEILSRVRHPNLVTLIGACKEDQALVYEYMPNGSLDDRLACKDNSKPLNWQLRTRIISDVCSALIFLHSNKPHSIVHSDLKASNIILDGNNVAKLSGFGVCRMFTDAFRNTTTLYRHTHPKGSFAYIDPEYVMTGDLTPQSDVYSFGVVLLRLLTGRPGFGLLKDVQQAVEKGCLEAILDSSAGDWPAMQAEQLAWIGLRCCEIRRKNRPDLQTEVWTVLEPMLKSASVKLCSLSFKSVSEDLGGVPSYFICPILQDVMREPLIAADGFTYEAEAIREWIDSGHHTSPMTNLELLHRDLLPNHALRSAIQEWLQTNAI; from the exons ATGGACTCCATGGCCGGCGACTCGCCGGAACCGTCCTCCTCCTTTTCTGGAGGCGGGGAGAAGAAAAAGGTGTACGTGGCGATGGGGGCGGGGGAGTCCAAGGCCATGGTGCTGTGGGCGCTGCAAAAGTTCCccgacagagacgccgccgccttcgtGCTGCTCCATGTCTACTGCCACCCCAAATTCATCCCCATCA TGGGCACTAGGATTCCTGCTAGCCAGGTGCAAGAGCAGCAGCTAATTGCACACAagaagatggagctgcaaaaGATCAGTGACATCCTGGACGAGCACCTGCTCTTGTGTGCACAGGAAAAG GCACGCGCTGAGAAGCTGGTGGTTGAATCAGATGATGTCGCGGAGGGGCTACTGCAGCTCATCTCCGACCGACATGTCACTGCGCTTGTCATGGGGGCAGCAGCAGATAAGCATTACACAAA GAAAATGATGGCCCTCAAGTCCAAGAAAGCACAGGCTGTAGAACAACAAGCAGATCCTTTCTGCAGAATATGGTACATTTGCAAAGGAACGCTCGTTTACCGAAG GAAGGGTGTTGCCATTAGCAATGAAGCAATGCGACAAGATAGACGAAATTCTGGTTATCAGCACTTTTCAGTGGATAGATCAACTAGCTTGTCAGACACATGGTTTGTTCAAAACACATGGCTACATGAACCAAACCTCGGACAACAGACAGGAAGGACTAGTCCATGCAGATTGTACgataatgaaaag GACATTGTTAGAGAATTTGACGAGCCTGACAAATTCCAGCATATGCTCTGGGAGTTGGAGAGTGTCAGAAAACAAGCTTATGAAGAAAAATGCAGTCGTGATAAGGCAGAaagggagttacttgaggctttcCAGAAA GCACGCGACTCCGAGAATCTATACTTAGGAGAAGTGAAGCAAAGGAATGAAACAGAGGAAAAATTGAGAGCAACAATTGAGGAAGTTGAGAAACTCACAGAAACAACCGATGAACTTTGTGCAAAGCTTCAAGAAGAACGCAAGAAAAAATTGGCCCTGGAGAAGAGAACTGCCCACTCGGACCGTATCATCAAGGATTTAATGCTGCAGCGTGACAAAGCTGTAAGAGAGGTAGAAGCGCTACATGCAAAGAAAGGAGGGTCGAGTGCAACTGCAGAGGGGGAAATGCACATCACAGAGTTATCTTGCTCAGAGATTAAGgaagcaaccaacaactttgacCACTCATTGAAGGTTGGAGAAAGTGTTTACGGAAGTGTGTATAAGGGCTTTCTTCGGCACACAAATGTAGCAATAAAAAAGTTGAATCCCGGAGGCACAGAGTCGCAGTCACAATTCAATCAGGAG GTAGAGATTCTCAGCAGGGTGCGGCATCCAAACCTGGTTACTCTTATAGGAGCTTGCAAGGAGGATCAAGCTCTTGTCTATGAATACATGCCCAacggaagcttggatgaccgcctGGCTTGCAAGGACAATTCTAAACCTCTTAATtggcagttgcgcacccgcatcaTTTCCGATGTTTGCTCTGCGCTGATCTTCCTCCATTCGAATAAACCTCATAGCATTGTTCACAGCGACCTGAAAGCATCTAACATCATTCTTGAcgggaataatgtagctaaactaAGTGGTTTTGGTGTGTGCCGAATGTTCACTGATGCGTTCAGGAACACAACCACTCTATATAGGCATACACACCCAAAGGGATCCTTTGCGTACATTGATCCTGAATATGTCATGACTGGTGATCTGACGCCCCAATCTGATGTATACTCTTTTGGAGTCGTGCTCCTACGCCTCTTGACTGGAAGACCAGGATTTGGGCTGTTGAAAGATGTACAACAGGCGGTGGAAAAGGGTTGCTTGGAAGCAATATTGGATTCATCTGCTGGGGATTGGCCAGCTATGCAGGCTGAGCAATTGGCTTGGATAGGTCTGAGGTGCTGTGAAATCAGAAGAAAAAATCGCCCTGACCTGCAAACGGAGGTTTGGACTGTACTTGAACCAATGTTGAAATCTGCTTCTGTTAAGCTATGTTCCTTGTCATTTAAATCAGTATCAGAAGACCTTGGTGGTGTGCCGTCCTACTTCATCTGCCCAATACTACAG GATGTAATGAGGGAGCCTCTAATTGCCGCGGATGGTTTTACCTATGAAGCCGAAGCTATAAGGGAGTGGATCGACAGTGGCCACCATACATCACCcatgacaaaccttgagctacTCCACCGTGATCTTTTGCCGAACCACGCCCTCCGTTCTGCGATCCAAGAATGGCTGCAGACAAATGCAATTTAA